In Parerythrobacter aestuarii, the sequence TATGCCAGCTACAAGCTGGGCGACGGCGAAGGGCGGGACCTGCTCGGCCGACTGCACAACTTCCCAGATCAGGACTGGATCGAATCCGCCTATCACGATGCGGACTTTAGGCTAGAGAATGTCGAAGTCTTCCCCGGAAAGGGGGCTGACGGGACCATGCGAGACTGGATCGCGCTCACTGTGCGGCGGCCATAGCGCTCCATCCAAGCATCTTTCCTACGGAGCGATTCTATGCTCCACGTAACTTCATGAGAAGGGCCGATCCGAACCTGTCGATCTTCGCGACTTCAAGCAGGCTCTTCGCTCCGGATTTTCTTGCCCTTGTACAGTGGTCCATGTCTACCGCTTCGGAGGCTTGGCGATGACACGCCCCGCCGTCCTTATCACCGGTGCTGCCAAGCGAATCGGGGCCGCCTTGGCCCGCGCCTTCGCCGAAACCGGTTGGCACGTGGTAATCCACTATGGCCGCAGCGCCGAAGAAGCTGAAGCGCTCGCTGCGTCCCTCTCCTCTGCGGAGACGGTCCAGTGCGACCTTGCCGATGGGACAGCAGCAGTTGCGATGATCGAAGCGCTGGCCGAGCGCCTGCCCGACTGGCGCGTGCTGGTGAACTCGGCATCGGTTTTCGAATATGACGGTGTAACCGGGCTCGATCCGGCGACGTATAGAAGGGCAATGCAGGTCAATGCGCAATCCCCCGCCCTGATGGCACAGGCGTTCTTCCGCACGGCGAAAACCGAGGCCGGGCGGCGCGTGATCCAGCTGACCGATCAGAAGCTCGCCAACACCAATCCCGATTTCTTCAGCTATACCATGAGCAAGCATGCCGTGGATGGCGCTATCGGCATGCTAGCCAAAGCTCACACTGACCCGCGCGATCGCATTTATGGCCTCGCCCCGGGCGCAATCCTGCCGAGCCATGACCAGCGACCGGAAGAGACCGATATCTCGCACCGGCTCAACCTATTGCAGCGCAAGACCGGAGCCGACGAGATCGCTGATGCGGCGCTTTTCCTTGCCGAAGGGGACCTCGCCAGCGGTGAAACACTCTACATCGACAGCGGCCAGCACCTGATGAACCAGCCGCGCGACGTTATCTATCTCGCCCGCGAAGGCACCGGCCAATGAAGAAGCACGTGCTCGCGACACGGATCTGGCACTGGACCAACCTCGTCTGCGTGGTGATCCTGTTCATGTCCGGACTGAACATCTCGAACGCGCACCGGCGGCTCTATTGGGGTGAATGGGGTTTTGCGCCGGAACAGGCATGGCTCACCGTGCCGCGCTTCCCCGGCTGGATGACGATCCCCGACTATTACAGCCTCGCCGAAGCGCGCGACTGGCACGTGCTGATGGCCTGGCCCTTTGCAGTCATGTTGCTGGTGATGTGGGCCGCGATGCTGGTCAACGGTCACTTCAAGCGCGACCTCCTGACCACCCGAGGGGAATGGCAACCGGCGGCCATCTGGGAAGACATCAAGCAGCATGCGAAGTTCAATTTCGAGCATCACAACGGCAAGTTCAATTTCCTGCAGAAACTCAGCTACGGCGTGGTGCTCGGCGTCTTCCTCCCGATGATGGTCTTTACCGGCATGGCGATCAGCCCGGGGTCGGAGCCGTTTTTCGGCTGGTTTGCCGATCTTGTCGGCGGTCGCCAGAGCGCGCGCAGCCTGCACTTCATCTTCGCCTGGGCCATCGCCGCATTTTTCGTGGTCCATATCCTGCTGGTGATCGTGCACAAGCCGCTGGCCCAGCTGCGCGACATGGTGACCGGAGGAAAAGCATGAGCCTGAACCTCAAACGCCGCGGCGTGATCGCCGGCATGGGCGCGCTGTTCGTCGCCGGATGCCAGAAAGTCGCCGACAGCAGCACCGGGCGGTCGCTGTTCGAGGCCGCCCAAGGCTGGCACGAAGGAACGCAGCGCCTGCTGGGTGGTCGCACCGGGCTGGCGAAGGAATATGCGAAGGCCGACATCTCGCCGGTGTTCAAGGGCAATGGCACGCTCAATCCGCAGAGCGAGAGCTACCAGGCCTCGCTCGCCAACGGCTTTGCCGACTGGCGGCTGGAAGTGCGCGGGCTGGTCGACAATCCGATGAGCCTGACGCTGGACAACATCCGCGCCCTGCCCCAGCGCACGCAGATTACCCGCCACGACTGTGTTGAGGGATGGAGCGCGATCGGCGAATGGACCGGACCGCAGCTCTCCGTGCTGCTCGAAGCCGCAGGTGTCCAGGAGGAAGCGCGGTTCATCGTCTTCCGTTGCGCCGATTCGCTACGCGGCGGGGAATATTACGAGAGCGTCGACATGATCGACGCCTGGCATCCGCAGACCATCGTCGCGCATTTGCTCAACGGTGAGCCGCTGGAAGTGAAGAACGGCGCGCCCCTGCGGATGCGAGTGGAGCGGCAGTTGGGCTACAAGCACCCGAAGTACCTCACTGCGATCGAAGCCGTTGCCTCGCTGGAGGATATCGGCGGTGGCAAGGGAGGATACTGGGAAGATCGCGCCGGCTACCAATGGTATGCGGGGGTTTAGCGGTGATCCCCTCATCCAACTCCGACTATCTCGCTTCGCTCGAAGTCTTCGTATCCTTCTCCCATCGGGAGAAGGATGGCGTAGCTTGGCGATGCAGCGCCTAGTGGAGCCTGGATGAGGGTGTTCAGTCCTCCGGATACAACCGTTTCATCGTCGCCCAGTCTGCGGCCAGCATCTCTTCCAGCACCTCCATATCAATGTTCGCCAACTTGTTGATATAAAGGCAACTCTTTCCCGTCGAATGTTTGCCCAGCCGCTTCAAATGTGCATCACGCCGCTTGCCGGTCGCCTCATCGCAATAGCCGCCCATCAAGTAGAGCGAATGCCTGGCCTTGCGCGGTGAGAACCCGGTCCGCAGCCAGTGCACGTCGCGCCCGCTGGCATAGGTGGTGCGATAAGAGCCGTAGCCGATGATCGAAGGGCCCCACATCTTCGGCGCTTCGCCCGTGACCTTGCGGAAGAGCGCGTCGAGCTGCTTCGCCTCTTCCCGCTTCCGCTCAGGCTCCACAGCGGCGATGAAATTCGCCGGGTCGATATCGGTGATCTGCGTCTTCGCTTCCGCCATCGTAGATTGTCCTCTCCACCCCACTACACTTCGCGAGCCTTTGTGTTAGAGCGCACGCCAACGCGGCAACAGATCGCATCTGATGGGGGAGAATACGAATGAGCGTCACGCTTCTCAAGAAGCTGATGGGCAGCAAGATCAAACAGGGTGTTCTCACGCTGATCGATCATCAGGGAAAATCGGACAGCTTCGGCACGCCGACGGAAGGCTTTCCCAATGTCACCCTGCGCCTTGCAGACGGCAAGGTCGCCCGCGACATTTTGCTCGACCCGCGGCTCGGTGCCGGTGAATGCTACATGGACGGGCGCCTGATCATCGAGGAAGGCGGCGGGATCATGGAGATGATCCAGTTGATCCGCGCCAACACCCCGTGGGAGCGCGGCGAGCGGCTCAAAGCCCCTTCCCCACTCAAGCGCGTCACCAACCATCTGTCATTCCTGAAGGACAGCTTCAACCGGCCTGACAGCGCCAAGCGCAACATCGCCCATCACTACGATATCGGGAACGATCTTTACGACCTGTTCCTCGATCCCGAGCACTGGCAGTACAGCTGCGCCTACTGGCCGGGCTATCCCGGTCGCACGGATATGACGCTCGACGAGGCCCAGGAACGCAAGCTGGCGCATATCGCGGCCAAGCTGGCGCTCGAGCCGGGCATGCGCGTAGTCGAAATCGGCTGTGGCTGGGGCGGCCTCGCGATCTACCTCGCACGCAAGTTCGACGTGCATGTCACCGGGATTACCCTGAGCGAAGAACAGGCCAAGCTGGCGGTAGAACGCGCCAAGGCGGCGGGCGTGGCCGACAAGGTCGAGATCAAGTTGATCGACTATCGCGACTTTGCAGAGAGCGGTGAGAAGTTCGACCGCGTCGTATCCATCGCCATGTTCGAAGCCGTCGGCCGCCCGCAGTTCGAGACCTACTTCCGTTGCTGCGGCAATTTGATGAAGGAGGATGGCGTCTTCCTCGTCCACACCATCGGCCGGATGGGCGTGCCCGGCGCGACCGACGCCTTTACCTCCAAATACATCTTCCCCGGCGGATACATCCCGGCGTTGAGCGAGACACTGGCGGCGAGCGAAAAGTTCCGGCTGATCGCTAGCGATATCGAGACACTGCGGCTGCACTACGCCCCCACCTTGCGTGCATGGTACGACCGCTGCATGGCCAACAAGGACAAGATCGTCGAACTCTACGATGAACGCTTTTTCCGCATGTGGACCTTCTACCTCGCCGGGGCGACAGCAGCCTTTGAAAGCGGCGGCATGTGTAACTACCAGATCCAGTACGTCCGCAATCGGCACGCGCTGCCGATCACCCGCGACTACATGGCAGAGGGCGAACGCAAGCTGATGGGCGAGTAGGCCTCAGCTGCCTTTCTTGACCCACTGGTAGACCGGCCCGAAACCAAGGAAGGCCGCGCCTACGTATGGCAGCGCGACGACCCAGATCCGCACACCGGTGATCCCTTCCGGGCTGGCAATGCTGATCGCAGCGGTCATGGCGAGACCGAGGCAGATCATGGCGACGCCCGCCACCACCCGCGCTTTGGGCACAGTGCGCCCGCCGCGGATCGGTCCGAAGGCGCGCTCGTGCCTGGCGAACACTGCGATCATCGGCAGCAGGGCGAGGATATAGAGCAAGAACCACACCGGCCGTGTCCACCACCAGGCAGCAGTGCCCGGATAGAGATCGAGTCCCAATCCGCCCAGCAGCCATGCTGATACCATCACCAGCACGAAGGCCGTGAGGTGCCACAAGTAAACCGTCATGATCATCCCGTTCATCAGCACCGTCGCAGTCCAGAGCGAGGTGTGGTCGAGCATCCTGCGCCCCCACGGCTCGAGCGCCAGCACCAGCCCCGCCTGCAGCACGCCCAGTGCGAACAGCGCCAACGTGGGCGGCATGGAGTTGGTCATGTCGGCGCCCGGCACGCCGATCATGGCGATGGGATAGGGACCGAACACTGTGAGTCCCAACAGCGCCGCCAACCCAGCGGCAAAGGTCGCCAGAGCCACCCCGGCTGAGGCAAAGCGTCCGTCCTGCCAAGCATAGCCGAGCTGGTGGATGCCGACCCAGACGAACAGGAAGTTCGCGAAGTTCACCCATGGAACGCCCTGCGCAAGCGTCAGCCAGTCGATGGCTACCGCCGCCACGACCAGCGCAAAGAAGCTGCCGAAGCCAAACCGCTCCCACGCCCATTTGCTCAAGGGTGTGAGCCCCGTCACTAGCAGGTAGACCGCGAGGAACCACACTGGGATCAGCGCAAGCTCGGTCGCCATGCGGACATTGGCCCGGTCCATACCCGCCAGCGTCATCCCCAGCGCCAGCACAGCCCACAGCAACAGCACCGGGAACACCGGGTTGATCAAACGTTGGACGCGCGACGCGAACCAGTCGCGATAGACACCGGCCTGCCCAGGTTCGGCCTTACGCTTGGTCGCTGCCCAGCTGACTCCGTTCGAATATCCGCCGACGAGGAAGAATATCGGCATCACCTGGAAGCCCCAGGTCAGCCATTGCGACCACGGCAGTATCCCGAGCAAATGCCCGCCGACCACCTCGCCATTGCCATCGAGATAGGGCGCCGCGACGAGCCAGTGGCCGATCACCACCGCCATGATCGACAGCGCGCGCAGGAAATCGACCCAACGGTTGCGCTCCGGCGGCGCCTGTTCAGCGAGCTCGCGCGCTTTGGTCCATAGGCTCATAGATTAGCGTCCCCCTCCCAAGGTTGGTTTGGGGGATATAAGGATCGATTGCGAAATTGCCCAACAGGGGCGCAAGACCTTGCCCCGAAACTTCAAACTCGAAGTTCAATCCGGAATGGGAATACGTTCCGACGAGCCATCCGAACCGCTCACCACCAGGGTCTCTCCGTCATCTTCGAACCGCGCGTTGATCTGCCCGAAATACTCCCAATCGATTTCCATCCACGAGGATACCAGCACGGTCCCCTCGGCATCGCGCACCTCGATATCTTTGGACATCGTGCCTTCATTGTTTCCGGTGTGCGTAAAACTGTTGTGGCGCGCGAATATCTGGCGGCCTGATGCCTGGTGTGTTTCCCGCAATTCCCACGGCGCGTCACGCATGCTTCACTCCCGTCCTGTGCTTCCTCCTATGACAGAAAGAGCCTTGGTTGACCATTTGGCGGTGGTCCTCCTTGGCCGGCCGAGAGCCATTCTTCATTGCAGTCGCACCAAGCCGCTGATACCCGCGCGCCCAAGCTAGGAGCGCTACCGAAATGCCAGATATCAAACGTGTCGTCCTCGCCTATTCCGGCGGCCTCGATACTTCCGTTATTGCCAAGTGGCTCGAGGTCGAGCGCGGGCTGGAAGTGGTCACCTTCACCGCCGACCTCGGACAGGGCGAGGAACTGGAGCCGGCGCGGGCCAAGGCGCAGGCGATGGGCATTCCGGACAAGCACATCTTCATCGAGGACCTGCGCGAGGAATTCGTGCGCGATTTCGTGTTCCCGATGATGCGCGCCAATGCCCGCTACGAAGGCGACTATTTGCTCGGCACATCGATCGCGCGGCCTCTGATTTCCAAGCGGCTGGTCGAGATCGCGCATGAAACCGGCGCCGATGCCATTGCCCATGGTGCGACCGGCAAAGGTAACGACCAGGTCCGTTTCGAACTCAGCGCCTACGCGCTTGATCCGGACATTACTGTCATCGCCCCTTGGCGCGAGTGGGACCTGACCAGCCGGACCGCGCTGATCGCCTGGGCGGAGAAGCACCAGATTCAAGTGCCCAAGGACAAGCGCGGCGAAAGCCCCTTCTCCACCGACGCCAACCTCCTGCACACCTCCTCCGAGGGCAAGGTTCTGGAGGATCCGTGGGAAGAGACGCCCGACTATGTCTATTCGCGCACGGTCAATCCGGAAGATGCGCCCGAAACGCCCGAATACATCACCATCGATTTCGAGAAGGGCGATGGCGTGGCGCTTAACGGTGAAGCCATGTCGCCTGCCACGCTGCTGGCCGCGCTCAACGAGCTTGGCCGCAAGCACGGCATCGGCAGGCTCGACCTGGTCGAGAACCGCTTCGTCGGCATGAAGAGCCGCGGCATGTACGAGACGCCGGGCGGCGAGATCTATGCCCGCGCCCATCGCGGGATAGAGCAGATCACGCTCGATCGCGGCGCAGCGCATCTCAAGGACGAGCTGATGCCCAAATATGCCGAGCTCATCTACAACGGCTTCTGGTTCAGCCCCGAGCGCGAGATGCTGCAGGCGGCGATCGACCTGAGCCAGGAAAAGGTCAGCGGCACCGTGCGGCTCAAGCTCTACAAGGGCAATGCCGATGTGGTCGGACGCAAGAGCCCCAACTCGCTCTATTCCGAAGCCCATGTGACGTTTGAGGACGACGCCGGGGCCTATGACCAGAAGGACGCGGAAGGGTTCATTCGCCTGAATGCACTGCGACTCAAGCTGCTGGGCAAGCGCGACAGGTGAGTCGCAACCGTGGTCTCCCGCCATGCTGCAGCGCAACAATCACGAATCCTGAGCGCATTCTTGCGAAATTTTCGGAATGAATCGACGAGCGGTTGAGTTATCCACCGCCCTCCACAGGCAAATCGATTGAAAGTGGAAAAGTCGACGATGCCGTGCTTGCCAGAATTCGATTCGAGGCGCAGTTTGAATGTGTCGAGAGGGAAAGATGACTTCGAGTTTCTCATCCGAAAGGATTGAAAAACTTGAGAATTTCAGAACCTCACGATGTGGAAGCGACTGTCCACGCAACCAGCGAGAGCTGACTGCAGAAGGTTCACGCCGGAAGCAGGAAAGTTCGATGACCTGGATGCGGAGTATCGCAACCACGGTCGGGAAAACCCGATCGGGAAGAAAGGGAAACGGACGCGCCTTCGGGCGGGAAAGAGAACCGGACGGAACGATCATCAAAGGGTTGGAACGGCTGCGGGGAAATCGATGGAGCCACAGGAAACGTGGAAGCGGGCTTCGGCCCGGTGAAACAGGACCTTCCAACGATCGAACCGGATGCCGGCGCGAGCGCCGGTGACAGAACGCGGGCCTCAGGGCACGCGGAAAGACATCGGGCGCCAAGCGCTTCCGAAACAGAACCGCCTCCGGGCGGGAAAGAGAAGGAAGACCACGCGCTGGTGAGAGTGGGGTCGGCAGCAATGCCGGCCCCATTTGCATTTCCCCGGGGCAGCAGTCCCGTAATACCGCGGCTGATGGCGCAGTCGGGATGCCCATCGACACTCCAAAAAGGGATGTGTTGGGTCCCGGATTTGGCTGACCTGTCCCGCCCATGCCTGTGCAGGACAGCACAATTCGTCGTGTTTTGAGGGCATTCCAAGGCAGATCGCCCCTATGACGCGGCCAAAACCGATCCGTTTACTCCCTCTTTGGTCCTGATGGAGGTATGGGGCCTGCCATGTCTGGAGGGACATTCTCGAAACCGTGGCGCATCGGATCCGGTGTCGCAATCGCGGTATTGCTGGCCCTGCCTGCAATGGCTTCGACCCCTGCCGTTTTGGCCGATGGTGTCAGCGAGCAGGAGTTCGTCGACACTTTCGAGACCTTCGAAGAGCTGCCGCCTTCCCCTGAACCTGCAGGCGAGGCGGTCGATCTCAATAGTTTCGATCCCCCGCTCGAACCCGAAGCAAAGCCCGCAACGCGTTCGCTAGGCAGCGGTGTCGCCTCTTACTACGGTCGCCGGTTCCATGGACGCCGAACCGCCAGCGGCGAAGCCTTCGACATGCGGGCCATGACGGCCGCACACAAGACCCTGCCTTTTGGCACCAGGGTACGGGTGACCAACCCGCGCAACGGTCGCTCCGTAATTGTCCGCATCAACGACCGAGGGCCATATGCGCGAGGCCGCACCATCGACCTTTCCCGCGCTGCTGCGGAGGAAATCGGCATCGTCCGCTCCGGTCATGGCCCGGTGGAACTGGAACTGGTAGCGTCCTGAAGACAAGCCGAGAGACGGACGGCGACTACTGGAGCTGCATGACGAACGTCAGCAATGCGCCTCGTCCCTGCGTTGCTTCGAATTCGCTGTCGATGATTTCGTCGAACAGCGCCAGCTCGTAACCGGAATTGTCGAAATCCCAACGCATTGAAAGCCTGAGCTCCATGTCAGTCCGATCCAGCTTGCGCTGGAGCCAGGGCGTGAAGTTCACTTCGGCTTCAGCGCGCAATGACCTGTCATGCAATTGCAGCGCGCCTTCGGCGGAGGAAATGTCCATGGTGTCCCGCCCGATCCTGAGGTCGATCGTTGGCATGCCTTTGCGGGCATAGCGCGCACCCACACCAAACGAGCCGACGTTCGAACCATCGCGCAACGCGCGCAGGCTGCGGCTCGCCTCCCGGTTGCTGATGTAATCGAGGTCCACACTCCAGTCACCGAGGTAGAGGGTGTGGCTCACAAGCAAGAAGGTCTCGCTCCCATCGGTGGACCTGCCAAAGCGATCGCTACCCTTGGCCCGGTCGTTGCGGAAGCTGATGATCGTGTCTCCGATCGGGGTTGTCCAAAGGCCCAATGCGCTCACCCCTTTGCTACGGTAACCGCTGGCATTGCCACCGTCGAACCTGTCGATAGTCTTCGTTTCCAGCTCCAATGTCAGCGTCTTGGGCAGGAGCGAAGCGAACCCTTCATCGGCCATCGCCAGCATGGGGGCGAGTTCGAAGGTCGAGACATCGAGACCATAGGTTCGGCTCGCAGTCTCGGTCCAGCGACCGGATTGGTCATGGCCTGTCCAGCTGGACTGACCGCGGCGCTCGGTCCACCTGGCGGTTATTCCCCCCTTCGACACAGAGAGTGCGTTGCGTCGGCTGGACAAGAAGGTGTTGTCTATGGTCGAGAACCCTGCCCTGAGGTTCCACCCATCGATGGCGAGGCGGGTATCAAGACGAGTTGTCTCGCCCTCGGTCGCAAACAAGCGGTCCGGTAACGAAACATAGAACGGGCGATAGCCGGCGTCTGCGGTGGAGTATTTGCCTTCGACCGACCAGGTCACTCCAGGACTGTCGATCAGCGTGGCCTTGATCCGGTGTTCCGAAGCCGCACCTGTGTCTTCTGACAGCCGCAGCGGCCTGATGGGCGAATCTGCCACCGGCACTTCCCATTCACGGCTCCAGCTGATCCGGCTCTCCCACTCCAGCCGGCCGTCAAGCAGCTTTGCATCCAATCCGATTGCAGCGAGCGTGGCCTCTGCGTTCATGCCTGCGCGATAACCGCGCATGATGTGATCGAGCGCGAAAGCACCGCTCGTGCCGCGAGCGAAAGACGCTTCAATCCCGATCCCTCCACCTGCTAGCTCGATAGTGTCTGCCAGCTTGAAGCCGAGCGTGGTGTCTTCAAAGGCACAGCCGAGGGCACTCGCTTCGCTACGGCGTGGGACCATCGACAGCCTGCAGGCTCCCTCGTTTTCGAAGTAGCCCGAGGCCGGAGCGAGTTTCCCGGAGGCCGGATATGCGTCCAGAGTTGGCAGCTCCACATCATCGCCCGAGCTGTCTTGCGCTTGAACGACCGATGGCGCGACCAGTTGCAGCGCGACAATTGCCGCAATGCCCGGCGCCACCAATGCAGTGAATCTTCGTGATCGGTGCTTCATACCCAGCTCGCCTCAATGGCGATTCCCGGCTTGCCGCCGGAAATCGCCATCAAGCATAGTCACCCTGCGAGTCTGTCAGAGCTTGCCCTGGCGGACAGTGCAGCGCAGCGTTGCCTTGCCGCTCGGCGAGACCGTCAGGATTGTGTCAGTGGCGACATTGCCTGCCACGGTGCAGCCAAAGCCCTTGAGCACGAATGCCTTGGAGACACTGCCCGAGGTCACGTCGATGTTGCAGAAGCCGGTGACATTGCCGGATGAGGTGGTGACTACTCGGGTCGGGCTGTCGCCCTGGGCAATCACGATACCCTCAGGTGTTGCGACGGCAAAGCCGCAGCCGAAGTCCTTGTTGATGGTGGCCGCATTGTCCGACTTGGCAGCCAGCGGTGCCATAGGTGCAGCAAGGCCTGCAACCATGAGGGCAGCTCCGGCGACGGCAGTAATGGTCTTTCTCATCTGTGTTCTCCTGTCCTGAATTTTACGGACAGGCACTCGCCCCCGGCGTTTCTACGCTCTGAGTATGCGAGTCACCCCTCCGTTCGACTCGCGACCATGGAGCAAGGGTAACAGTTTATTGACCATGCGATTGCACGGATGCGACATCGGGCCGCCCGCCGTCAGAGTTTCAGCTCGCTGACATCGCGGAAGCTGCCGATCGTCCCTCGCACGAAAGTGTTGAAGGCGATCGAGTAGCGGTTCTGGTTCGAATTGTTGGTCTCGACATAGTGCTGCAGGCTCGAACTGAAGAGCACCAGGTCGCCCATTTTCGGCACCACGGCATTGCGCGGCGCGTTGTAGATGTTCTGCTTGCGGCCATCGATACCGAGCTCGATCTGGCGGTAGGTGTTGTGGCGTTCAAAGATCATGTTGCCAGGCGGATCGGGCATGTCGGTATAATAGAGTGAACCTGAGATCATCGAGTTCGAATGGGTATGCCCGTGCATGCCGACGCCCGGCGGGTTCATCAGCGCCCAGCTCTGAGTCACCTCGAGCTTCTGCGGGATACCCATCACCTCGCTGGCATAAGTGTCCAGGCATTCCTGCACCGCCTTGGCAATGCTCTTCATCTCCGGCTTGGCGAACAGGTAGAGTTCGTCGGAGATCTGGTTCACCTGATTGGTGTTCATCTTCAGTGACTGGATGAATTTCACCTGCTTCGGCGAGATCGCGTCGGCAATATTGGTAACGAAATACGGCTCCGCAAATAGCGGTTTGACGTCGAAAGCGCGTGTGGCCATCGGCTTGGCAGTCCCCAGATTATCAGTCCCGGCATCGACTCTAGACCTTCGCCCCGCCCGCTAGCAAGGGGGCGAAGGGTCAACGCCCACCGGCGCTACTCCTCCAGCTGGCCGCGGATCGCACCGCCGGGGAACTCCGCAGTGTGGACGTTGACGTAGTAATTGCCAGGCTTGCCGCCGATATCCTTCGCCAGCTTGGTATCGATTGTTTCGCACACCGAATCTTCCTCGGGTGTCTGCTGCAGCGTCATTACCGGCGCACCATTCTCGCCAGGCTTGCCCTTGTGGATATGCGCAACGGTCATCTGGAGGTCGGTACTGAGCGTGTAGCAGATTTCGCCGGTGGACGGATCGATCTCCGCACTGAAGTCGGCATAGCCTTCGTCCGATCCGCCACCGACCACGCTGTCACCATCGGCCGAAGTGAAGACATAGTGCTTGAGCGGCTCCTGCTCGTCCTGCGCAGACAGCGCGACAGCAGAACCGAAGGCTAGCGTACCCGCGAACAGCGCGGCAGCGAAAGGTGCATTCCAGGACATCACGAGGGTTCTCCGCGCTTCCTGCCGGTGCCCCGTGGGACGGCCCCACGTCCGGGACGGCGGGAAGCGCAGACCGCAATATAGTAATGAAACAAATACGCGAATAGATGCAATGTGAGGTGCGGGACGAGCCTCGCGCAACTACCCCCGCTTCTTGCGTTCGACCTTGAGCGCTTCCGCCGTGCGGCGAGCGGCAGCAAAGGCTTCCATCGTCGCCTTGGTATTGCCGCCCGGCTCTATCCCGATCGCGGTATCGCAGGTGCCGCAAGTGATCTTGTCACCGCGCACCAGCAAGGTCGCGTCGAAGACGAGCGGCGATTGGCACACCGGACATGCGATCTCGGTCTCTGGCAAGCGATCCTCCCTTACTTGCCGGGGGCTAACGAAGTGCCTGATACAGCCATGATTTTTCGCCGAATTGTATGCAAACGACATTTGTAAGCCAGTGTTAGGTATGGACGTTCCGCCGTCGCAGACGGACACTGTCGAACGACCCCTCGGTTGCTGCGACACGACTTCGACATCTCAAAGGGTTACAGCCTGCTTGGCAAATGTGCACTTGGGCCCGATGACGATACCTGGCCGATGCCGCCACGGGGGTGGGCAATGCTCGGGCCGGGGCAGTGGAGCGGGAAGCGGACAATGATTGAGATCAT encodes:
- a CDS encoding TIGR02466 family protein, with product MATRAFDVKPLFAEPYFVTNIADAISPKQVKFIQSLKMNTNQVNQISDELYLFAKPEMKSIAKAVQECLDTYASEVMGIPQKLEVTQSWALMNPPGVGMHGHTHSNSMISGSLYYTDMPDPPGNMIFERHNTYRQIELGIDGRKQNIYNAPRNAVVPKMGDLVLFSSSLQHYVETNNSNQNRYSIAFNTFVRGTIGSFRDVSELKL
- a CDS encoding CHRD domain-containing protein; the encoded protein is MSWNAPFAAALFAGTLAFGSAVALSAQDEQEPLKHYVFTSADGDSVVGGGSDEGYADFSAEIDPSTGEICYTLSTDLQMTVAHIHKGKPGENGAPVMTLQQTPEEDSVCETIDTKLAKDIGGKPGNYYVNVHTAEFPGGAIRGQLEE